In the Fusarium oxysporum f. sp. lycopersici 4287 chromosome 9, whole genome shotgun sequence genome, one interval contains:
- a CDS encoding CMGC protein kinase, with amino-acid sequence MELPEWKAALTMSQRYETIQKIQASLATTSMSEAIAIEQAAYQIASTQDEYNLACQPTSTPTPPPPQEEEEGDSGIRIGPYGNCRPVSDGVTSEVFRSGDKALKVIVTYQDIEPHNPQREAKILKGLREPCIPLLETFRDQEQRFVLVFPFMPYTLADLLANGPLPLNAVRSIFRDVLHALKDIHAQGIIHRDIKPSAILLSSPTGPAYLSDFGTAWHPELSTQSEPADDKILDIGTGPYRAIEVLFGHKSYGTEVDMWGIGVMLSEALRDPPTPIFESRAVHEDGNQLGLILSVFKTIGTPTPETWPEAKQFKVAPFELWTVFPARPWEDLLPNADPDFIDLVSSLLRYDSQRLTADQALAHKALAVYP; translated from the exons ATGGAACTACCGGAATGGAAAGCTGCGTTGACTATGTCTCAGCGCTATGAGACGATTCAAAAAAT ACAAGCCTCCCTTGCTACAACTAGCATGAGTGAGGCCATCGCCATAGAACAGGCCGCCTACCAAATCGCTTCTACTCAG GACGAGTACAATCTCGCCTGTCAGCCAACCTCGACACCAACACCTCCGCCCCCtcaggaggaagaggagggtgACTCTGGGATACGCATTGGGCCGTATGGGAATTGCCGGCCTGTGTCCGATGGTGTGACTTCAGAGGTCTTTCGTTCTGGTGATAAGGCGCTTAAAGTCATTGTGACTTATCAGGATATTGAGCCGCATAATCCGCAGAGGGAGGCCAAGATTCTAAAGGGGTTGAGAGAACCGTGTATTCCTCTCCTCGAAACGTTTCGAGATCAGGAGCAGAGATTTGTTCTGGTCTTTCCGTTCATGCCGTATACTTTGGCAGACCTTCTCGCCAATGGTCCTTTACCGCTCAATGCTGTCCGGTCTATCTTCCGAGATGTTCTGCACGCTTTGAAGGATATACACGCACAAGGCATCATCCATCGTGACATCAAACCGTCCGCAATCCTCCTCTCATCTCCAACTGGCCCAGCATATCTCTCCGACTTTGGCACAGCATGGCATCCCGAGCTATCAACCCAGTCAGAACCAGCAGACGATAAAATCCTCGATATTGGAACAGGCCCTTACCGCGCAATAGAAGTCCTCTTCGGACATAAATCCTACGGAACAGAGGTTGATATGTGGGGAATAGGCGTCATGCTTTCAGAAGCACTCCGCGATCCTCCAACCCCTATATTCGAGTCTCGAGCGGTCCATGAAGATGGCAATCAGCTCGGTCTTATTCTCAGCGTCTTCAAGACTATTGGTACGCCCACGCCTGAGACATGGCCCGAGGCAAAACAATTCAAGGTCGCACCTTTCGAGCTCTGGACTGTCTTCCCCGCTCGTCCTTGGGAAGACCTTCTTCCCAATGCAGACCCCGACTTCATCGACCTCGTGTCATCGCTCCTTCGCTACGATAGTCAGCGACTTACTGCTGATCAG GCTCTTGCTCACAAAGCCTTGGCCGTGTACCCCTGA
- a CDS encoding hypothetical protein (At least one base has a quality score < 10), with protein MLAATRIWTSERLVQSRTGTANVLRSTVSLQSKCEQCRHYSPAVSSSTSSEFRNGRRRGSVRFQQPTSLGRSISWDTKSKASAKKDAKGFNRSVDPSKFTTIDQVAAWAGDLFGIRPGANIEDVERSAIEHLFRSDSKANIRKATLTNAHHFSRASASAESSKDTLFSAVHGQDATFIDPITNRRVSKSTTAGTEARYDAQRDYKPTDFVDVSVEADSTPKYNDLDKYKPTIDTETSQPDQPKYDDLDKYEPVIDERSQEKFTEYDDLDKYGPVKYNEPDGKRPTTAEEDSKQYKDLDKYSSANLDDPLVKRQLTAEEKSKVYDDLDQYKPVYHNEPDGKRPQSAEELSKNYDDLHMYNKGVYWNEPDGLREPTPEELSKNYKDLHMYGPVAWNEPDGLRRLTPEEESKQYKDLDHYADPFEASKSVLKAHEKAQMDRTMRGKPLAPKVDAPVEDFASKYDDLHKYGPYHWNEPDGLREPTPEELSKNYDDLHLYGGVFKWNEPDGLRPLTAEEKSKRYTDVHKYAARDLSPPVERVHPEEASKVYNDLPAYRKFENADDPAPRIHPEIASKKYTDLGAYNSFENGDPQTERVHPEVASKQYRDLHKYPSAGFDDIIQAVHPEVLSKNYTDLGSYRHSDFASQAQGYPVQPEDASKVFQDLRKYTGVRPNEPTGKMSVPLDEVARGLREFDSKAGSQDSPDSALYTYSRSPNRSSPGSTETNMDTSSPESADVIRAAVLRRAQESSERAKNQDLSGNKGQQVKTAHASRTYGETMYETFPEDFARSWSRDNSSSKSVLLPQ; from the coding sequence ATGCTAGCGGCAACACGCATCTGGACAAGTGAACGACTTGTTCAGTCTCGCACTGGCACAGCGAATGTTCTACGTTCTACCGTTTCGTTACAATCGAAATGCGAGCAATGCAGACACTATTCCCCCGCCGTGTCATCTTCGACCTCTTCTGAGTTCCGTAATGGACGTCGACGTGGTTCAGTCAGGTTCCAGCAACCTACATCGTTGGGTCGCAGCATTTCTTGGGACACCAAGTCCAAAGCTTCTGCCAAGAAGGATGCAAAAGGCTTCAATCGATCTGTCGATCCTTCAAAGTTTACTACCATTGATCAAGTAGCGGCCTGGGCGGGTGACTTATTTGGTATCCGACCAGGAGCGAATATCGAAGATGTGGAGCGAAGTGCTATTGAGCACTTGTTTCGAAGCGATAGCAAGGCCAACATTCGCAAGGCTACTTTGACCAATGCTCACCACTTCAGCCGCGCAAGTGCAAGTGCGGAAAGCTCGAAAGATACTCTCTTCTCTGCTGTTCACGGACAAGATGCTACTTTCATTGATCCTATAACAAACCGCCGGGTGTCAAAGTCTACAACGGCCGGAACAGAAGCTCGATACGATGCCCAGCGAGACTACAAGCCGACTGACTTCGTTGATGTGTCTGTAGAGGCCGACTCGACTCCCAAGTATAACGACTTGGACAAGTACAAGCCTACCATCGACACTGAGACTAGCCAGCCAGATCAACCTAAGTACGACGATCTTGACAAGTATGAACCAGTAATAGATGAGAGGTCTCAAGAGAAGTTTACCGAATACGATGATTTGGACAAATATGGCCCTGTCAAGTACAATGAGCCTGATGGAAAGCGACCTACTACGGCCGAAGAGGATTCCAAGCAGTACAAAGATCTTGACAAGTACTCCTCTGCGAACCTGGACGACCCTCTAGTCAAACGTCAATTGACCGCTGAAGAGAAATCCAAGGTCTATGATGATTTGGATCAGTACAAGCCCGTTTACCACAACGAGCCTGATGGCAAAAGACCACAGTCTGCTGAGGAACTGTCCAAGAACTACGACGATCTGCATATGTACAACAAGGGTGTGTATTGGAATGAGCCCGATGGCCTGCGCGAGCCCACGCCAGAGGAGCTTTCCAAGAACTACAAAGACCTTCATATGTATGGGCCAGTTGCATGGAATGAGCCCGACGGTCTGCGTCGTCTGACACCCGAGGAGGAATCCAAGCAGTACAAGGATCTGGATCATTACGCAGATCCTTTTGAAGCCAGTAAGTCGGTTTTGAAGGCCCATGAGAAGGCGCAGATGGATCGCACTATGCGAGGCAAGCCCTTAGCCCCGAAGGTCGATGCTCCCGTCGAGGACTTTGCAAGCAAGTATGATGACCTTCACAAGTATGGTCCATACCACTGGAACGAGCCCGATGGTCTCAGAGAGCCTACCCCAGAGGAGTTGTCCAAGAACTATGACGACCTTCATTTATACGGTGGTGTCTTTAAGTGGAATGAGCCTGATGGCTTGCGACCCCTGACGGCAGAGGAGAAGTCAAAGCGTTACACAGACGTTCATAAGTACGCTGCTCGTGACTTGTCACCGCCTGTCGAGCGAGTACATCCCGAAGAGGCTTCCAAGGTGTACAATGATCTCCCCGCCTACCGCAAATTCGAGAATGCGGATGACCCAGCACCACGTATCCACCCCGAAATTGCTTCGAAGAAGTATACCGATTTGGGTGCGTATAACTCTTTCGAGAACGGCGACCCCCAGACGGAGCGTGTTCACCCGGAAGTAGCATCAAAGCAGTACAGGGATCTACACAAGTATCCATCAGCTGGCTTTGACGATATCATTCAGGCGGTGCATCCTGAGGTGTTGAGCAAGAATTACACAGATCTTGGCAGTTACAGGCACTCGGACTTTGCTTCCCAGGCTCAGGGCTATCCTGTTCAGCCCGAGGACGCCTCCAAGGTCTTCCAGGACCTACGCAAGTACACAGGAGTTCGTCCCAACGAACCCACCGGCAAGATGTCGGTCCCTCTGGATGAAGTCGCCCGCGGCCTCCGAGAGTTCGATTCCAAGGCAGGTTCCCAAGATTCCCCGGATTCAGCATTATATACTTATTCTCGATCCCCGAACAGGTCTTCTCCCGGCTCTACGGAAACTAATATGGACACTTCCAGCCCTGAAAGTGCCGATGTCATCCGAGCTGCGGTCCTTCGCAGAGCTCAAGAAAGTAGTGAACGAGCCAAGAACCAAGATCTGTCTGGCAACAAAGGTCAACAGGTCAAGACGGCACATGCTTCCCGAACTTACGGGGAAACTATGTACGAGACTTTCCCTGAGGATTTTGCCAGGTCCTGGAGCAGGGACAATTCATCGTCCAAGTCGGTACTGCTTCCCCAATAA
- a CDS encoding beta-glucosidase G codes for MASIRSVLVSGLLAAGVNAQAYDSSDRAEDAFSWVQPKNTTILGQYGHSPHYPANNATGKGWEDAFAKAQDFVSQLTLEEKADMVTGTPGPCVGNIVAIPRLNFNGLCLHDGPLAIRVADYASVFPAGVSAASSWDKDLLYQRGLAMGQEFKAKGAHILLGPVAGPLGRSAYSGRNWEGFSPDPYLTGIAMEETIMGHQDAGVQATAKHFIGNEQEVMRNPTFVKDGYVGEVDKEALSSNMDDRTMHELYLWPFANAVHAKASSMMCSYQRLNGSYGCQNSKVLNGILRDELGFQGYVMSDWGATHAGVAAINSGLDMDMPGGIGQYGMYFTKSFFGGNLTRAVNNGTLDETRVNDMITRIMTPYFWLGQDKDYPSVDPSSGDLNTFSPKSTWFREFNLTGERSRDVRGNHGDLIRKHGAESTVLLKNEKNALPLKKPKSIAVFGNDAGDITEGFYNQKDYEFGTLVAGGGSGTGRLTYLVSPLTAINARAKQDGTLVQQWMNNTLIATTNVTDLWIPATPDVCLVFLKTWAEEAADREHLSVDWDGNDVVESVAKYCNNTVVVTHSSGINTLPWADHPNVTAILAAHFPGQESGNSLVDLLYGDVNPSGRLPYTIAFNGTDYNAPPTTAVNTTGKEDWQSWFDEKLEIDYRYFDAHNISVRYEFGFGLSYSTFEISDISAEPLASDITSQPEDLPVQPGGNPALWETIYNVTVSVSNTGKVDGATVPQLYVTFPDSAPAGTPPKQLRGFDKVFLEAGESKSVSFELMRRDLSYWDIISQKWLIPEGEFTIRVGFSSRDLKEETKVTLVEG; via the exons ATGGCTAGCATTCGATCTGTGTTGGTCTCGGGTCTTTTGGCCGCGGGTGTCAATGCCCAAGCCTACGATTCGAGTGATCGCGCCGAAGATGCTTTTAGCTGGGTTCAGCCTAAGAACACCACTATTCTTGGACAGTACGGCCATTCGCCTCATTACCCTGCCA ACAATGCTACTGGCAAGGGCTGGGAAGATGCCTTCGCCAAGGCTCAAGACTTTGTCTCCCAGTTGACACTCGAGGAAAAGGCCGACATGGTCACAGGAACACCAGGTCCTTGCGTCGGCAACATCGTCGCCATTCCCCgtctcaacttcaacggTCTATGTCTCCACGACGGTCCCCTCGCCATCCGTGTAGCAGACTATGCCAGTGTCTTCCCCGCTGGTGTATcagctgcttcatcatgggaCAAGGACCTCCTCTACCAGCGCGGTCTCGCAATGGGTCAAGAgttcaaggccaagggcgCTCACATCCTCCTTGGTCCTGTCGCCGGTCCTCTTGGACGCTCGGCGTACTCTGGTCGTAACTGGGAGGGTTTCTCGCCGGATCCTTACCTCACTGGTATTGCGATGGAGGAGACTATCATGGGACACCAAGATGCGGGTGTCCAGGCTACTGCGAAGCACTTTATCGGTAACGAGCAGGAGGTCATGCGAAACCCTACTTTTGTTAAGGATGGGTATGTTGGTGAGGTTGATAAGGAGGCTCTTTCGTCTAACATGGATGATCGAACCATGCACGAGCTCTACCTCTGGCCTTTTGCCAATGCTGTTCATGCCAAGGCTTCTAGCATGATGTGCTCTTACCAGCGCCTCAACGGCTCCTACGGCTGCCAGAACTCAAAGGTTCTGAACGGTATCCTGCGAGATGAGCTTGGTTTCCAGGGCTACGTTATGTCTGATTGGGGTGCTACCCACGCCGGCGTTGCTGCCATCAACAGCGGTCTCGACATGGACATGCCCGGTGGTATTGGCCAGTACGGCATGTACTTCACCAAGTCATTCTTCGGCGGCAACCTCACCCGCGCCGTCAACAACGGTACCCTCGACGAGACCCGCGTCAACGACATGATCACCCGCATCATGACTCCCTACTTCTGGCTCGGCCAGGACAAGGACTATCCCTCCGTCGACCCCTCCAGCGGCGATCTCAACACCTTCAGCCCCAAGAGCACCTGGTTCCGCGAGTTCAACCTCACCGGCGAGCGAAGCCGTGACGTCCGCGGTAACCACGGTGACTTGATCCGCAAGCACGGCGCCGAGTCCACCGtccttctcaagaacgagaagaacGCCCTCCccctcaagaagcccaagtcCATCGCCGTCTTTGGTAACGATGCCGGCGATATCACTGAGGGTTTCTACAACCAGAAGGACTACGAGTTTGGCACTCTTGTCGCTGGTGGTGGTTCCGGTACTGGTCGCTTGACATACCTTGTTTCGCCTCTTACTGCCATCAATGCTCGTGCTAAGCAGGACGGCACTCTTGTTCAGCAGTGGATGAACAACACTCTTATTGCTACCACCAACGTCACTGATCTCTGGATCCCTGCTACTCCTGATGTCTGCCTTGTTTTCTTGAAGACTTGGGctgaggaggctgctgaTCGTGAGCACCTTTCCGTTGACTGGGATGGTAACGATGTTGTCGAGTCTGTTGCTAAGTACTGCAACAACACTGTCGTCGTCACTCACTCTTCTGGTATCAACACTCTTCCTTGGGCTGACCACCCCAACGTCACCGCCATTCTCGCTGCTCACTTCCCCGGTCAGGAGTCCGGTAACTCCCTCGTTGACCTCCTCTACGGCGATGTCAACCCCTCTGGTCGTCTTCCCTACACTATCGCTTTCAACGGCACTGACTACAATGCTCCTCCTACCACTGCcgtcaacaccaccggcaaGGAGGACTGGCAGTCTTGGTTCGACGAGAAGCTCGAGATTGATTACCGCTACTTCGACGCGCACAACATCTCCGTCCGCTACGAGTTCGGCTTCGGTCTCTCCTACTCCACCTTCGAAATCTCCGACATTTCTGCCGAGCCTCTCGCCTCCGACATCACCTCCCAGCCGGAAGATCTCCCCGTACAGCCCGGCGGCAACCCCGCCCTCTGGGAGACCATCTACAACGTGACCGTCTCCGTCTCCAACACTGGAAAGGTCGACGGCGCCACTGTTCCCCAGCTCTACGTCACATTCCCCGACAGTGCTCCTGCTGGTACACCACCTAAGCAGCTCCGTGGCTTCGACAAGGTCTTCCTTGAGGCTGGTGAGAGCAAGAGTGTTAGCTTTGAGCTGATGCGTCGTGATCTCAGCTACTGGGATATCATTTCTCAGAAGTGGCTTATTCCTGAGGGAGAGTTTACTATTCGTGTTGGATTCAGCAGTCGGGACTTGAAGGAGGAGACAAAGGTTACTCTTGTTGAGGGGTAG